A DNA window from Setaria viridis chromosome 2, Setaria_viridis_v4.0, whole genome shotgun sequence contains the following coding sequences:
- the LOC117844524 gene encoding cysteine-tryptophan domain-containing zinc finger protein 7 isoform X2 yields MLSVRRRQEDAAGRGGVAQLRSGMDDDAELEEGEACGDDTAFVDPDVALSYIDEKLQDVLGHFQKDFEGGVSAENLGSKFGGYGSFLPTYQRSPLPQTRSPPKAAANVTSKSPFHQSFEGMSQNPSAVSVPSVPQNNGSVVPFPGDSSKKETRPITKSERGSGPSGSHDSYGPSKSSDQNRFKVRIKVGSDNVLARNNAAIYSGLGLDISSPSSIEDSPDGCGSLSPEVNNVPHESPRTILQIMTCFSVPGGFLLSPLPANILQLTKKVVASSKKWESNVDIENVQEAYEGHVAKKVKSDGKKKKQVDAKNSKSRNDVSAVMRKEIDIETVAGQKIVSEALNIALLSDSRAMEAKGENRLEEEPTENNLGGNKDARLKERAIKSDSLTIKVEPPKVEVTECLENSSFGSSEMEFSAAKGEPKPKTEKGETILEERNTTNDKNLILDRKQEKKIKPESKSNASNFEGNNIINERAPVVSRSMGKVPCKETLPYDTNGENNSKSEAKKMQREQKTNASTPSDFLEDEKHIHSSAAVKERKNEMQSKSSHTGKKPKAKSHRDVRDNVLEGSYAGKEHDVLENESGFGDPRPKEKPWKNDSERDSDVPGASRRETSSSVKHDRHAASEEQKMNIPPPATVSTTNAAPLPAPVVIEEHWVCCDICQKWRLLPYEMNPSSLPKKWKCSMLQWLPGMNRCEISEEETTNALNALYVIPAPANGIPSVGHPHVASAGLVTSSTSHLNGPVEQSRKRKNTLNDGNFVTEGSHQAQASGHLMSNQHAPSKSKSYADGSQYSIERDSVSKLVDPTIEKKKSKSKHRSSYSDGGDLIERSKKHSKVKSKRDMDHDEYKASKKIRKEERHRFDRDRNPDLASGDIPDEAKALPTKTATSKGSGERSDVSSSKQKNVSRHNRLENSKKARQEDVVVPEDENKEYFHQSDVQRSDLSSKKRIVKEWEESQYNSVAHVSKGATVNHNSVTKETYKDQNLKEAKLKSLKSEELFYADSKPGKIQHADQILSYDGSHMNSELVEDNTLFSGKRGPPELENNLCDQALDLDEPASDVAYIQTAAVTSSSSKASVSQKKKHNTQATRTSPIESLSSSPQRNSNIDKVSHSRISGNDQRSSEPVLVGSSRRKSDKDNGQVQLTQGHASDGIHFEKGSNDDLQHESGRKDSNLKGSHIPRGSNHLHSVEKNNHHADGSPMQPGKHTVDPKTSVLDAKGDSSMHENKKSANSLQDRNGSTHGPPDGNPLPGLPSGKEKSYLKSNKQDSQKPKPQMVCSPLKESKLDSHSTPSKPNGSKLTPQIRQYNSENGGRHGTAKQVIPSPAHAASPARKDNTSTAYALKEARDLKHKANRLKEEGKELESTRLYFEAALKFLHVASLLEPPSCDGSKQGDAAQSMYSDTAKLCNFVGHAYEKCKKMAAAALAYKCVEVAYLKAAYYKYPTASKDRQVLQAVVQTAPGESPSSSASDIDNLNNNALSKGSSSKDANSPQVAGNHLLLAARNQPHLMRLLAYTNDVNGAFEATRKSQLAISSAAGNHENGADGLSSVRTVLDFNFRSVNDLLRLVRISMESISC; encoded by the exons ATGCTGTCCGtgaggcggcggcaggaggatgcggccggccgcggcggcgtagCGCAGCTCCGCAGCGGCAtggacgacgacgccgagcTCGAAGAGGGGGAGGCCTGCGGCGACGACACCGCCTTCGTCGACCCCGACGTCGCGCTCTCTTACATT GACGAAAAACTTCAAGATGTACTTGGCCATTTCCAGAAGGACTTTGAAGGAGGCGTGTCTGCAGAGAATCTAG GGTCCAAATTTGGTGGATATGGTTCATTTTTACCTACTTACCAGCgctctcctcttcctcaaaCTAGAAGTCCACCCAAGGCAGCAGCAAATGTTACCTCAAAATCTCCCTTTCACCAGTCTTTTGAG GGCATGTCTCAAAACCCTTCGGCTGTGTCAGTTCCATCTGTCCCCCAAAATAATGGTTCTGTGGTGCCCTTTCCTGGTGATTCAAGTAAAAAGGAAACACGTCCAATCACAAAGTCTGAAAGGGGTTCTGGGCCTTCTGGCTCTCATGATTCGTATGGGCCATCTAAATCTAGTGACCAAAATAGATTTAAAGTCCGGATAAAGGTTGGTTCTGATAATGTGTTGGCGAGAAATAATGCGGCTATTTACAGTGGTCTGGGCCTTGATATTTCTTCACCTTCATCCATTGAGGATAGCCCCGATGGCTGTGGGAGCCTCTCCCCTGAAGTTAACAATGTGCCACATGAATCTCCACGAACTATTCTTCAG ATCATGACATGCTTTTCAGTTCCCGGAGGCTTCCTGTTATCCCCTCTGCCAGCCAATATCTTGCAATTGACAAAAAAGGTCGTGGCTTCGTCAAAAAAGTGGGAATCCAATGTGGACATAGAAAATGTACAAGAAGCATATGAAGGCCATGTGGCTAAAAAGGTGAAATCTGATGgtaagaaaaagaaacaggTAGATGCAAAGAATTCAAAGAGCAGAAATGATGTTAGTGCGGTTATGAGAAAGGAGATTGACATAGAAACAGTTGCTGGTCAAAAGATCGTATCTGAAGCTCTCAACATAGCATTGCTGTCTGATTCCAGAGCTATGGAGGCAAAAGGTGAGAATCGACTTGAAGAGGAGCCAACAGAAAACAACTTGGGCGGAAATAAAGATGCTCGATTGAAAGAACGGGCCATCAAGAGTGACTCCTTGACAATCAAAGTGGAACCTCCCAAAGTGGAGGTGACAGAATGCTTAGAGAACAGTAGTTTTGGCAGTTCAGAAATGGAATTTTCAGCAGCGAAGGGGGAACCAAAACCCAAGACAGAAAAGGGAGAGACAATTTTAGAAGAGAGGAATACAACAAATGACAAAAACCTAATATTGGATAGgaagcaagaaaagaaaataaaacctGAGAGTAAATCTAATGCCTCTAACTTTGAAGGCAACAACATTATAAATGAAAGAGCTCCAGTTGTTTCACGGAGCATGGGGAAAGTTCCTTGTAAAGAAACTTTACCTTATGACACAAATGGGGAAAATAACTCCAAGAGTGAGGCCAAAAAAATGCAGAGAGAACAAAAGACCAACGCTTCAACACCTTCTGATTTCCTGGAGGATGAGAAGCACATTCATTCTTCTGCTGCAGTTAAGGAGAGGAAAAATGAAATGCAATCCAAATCTAGCCATACTGGAAAGAAACCCAAGGCAAAATCACATAGAGATGTTAGGGACAATGTACTTGAAGGATCTTATGCAGGCAAGGAACATGATGTACTGGAGAATGAAAGTGGCTTTGGAGATCCCCGACCGAAGGAAAAGCCTTGGAAAAATGATAGCGAGAGGGATTCTGATGTGCCTGGGGCCTCAAGGAGGGAGACTTCTTCTAGCGTAAAGCATGACAGACATGCAGCTTCTGAGGAGCAGAAGATGAATATACCTCCACCTGCCACTGTATCAACTACCAATGCAGCTCCTCTTCCAGCCCCAGTTGTAATAGAGGAACATTGGGTGTGCTGTGACATTTGCCAGAAATGGCGTCTCCTGCCATACGAGATGAATCCTTCAAGTCTTCCTAAAAAGTGGAAATGTAGCATGCTACAGTGGCT GCCTGGGATGAATAGGTGTGAGATCAGTGAAGAAGAGACTACGAATGCTCTAAATGCATTATATGTCATTCCAGCCCCCGCAAATGGTATTCCTTCAGTTGGTCATCCTCATGTTGCTTCGGCAGGACTAGTAACATCCAGCACTTCCCATTTAAATGGACCGGTTGAGCAGAGTAGGAAAAGGAAGAATACTCTGAATGATGGTAATTTTGTGACTGAGGGTTCTCACCAAGCACAGGCTTCAGGTCATCTAATGAGCAACCAACATGCTCCTAGTAAAAGTAAAAGTTATGCTGATGGTAGCCAGTATTCGATTGAGAGAGATTCTGTAAGCAAATTGGTTGACCCAACTATTGAAAAGAAGAAGTCCAAGAGCAAGCATCGCAGTAGCTATTCTGATGGAG GAGATCTTATTGAAAGATCTAAGAAACATTCAAAAGTAAAGAGCAAGAGAGACATGGATCATGATGAGTACAAAGCTTCTAAGAAAATTAGGAAAGAAGAGCGACATCGTTTTGACAGAGATAGGAACCCTGATTTAGCTAGTGGAGATATTCCTGATGAGGCCAAGGCTTTGCCTACAAAAACAGCAACCTCAAAGGGTTCAGGTGAAAGGAGTGATGTTTCTTCATCAAAGCAAAAAAATGTTTCACGGCATAATCGTTTGGAAAATTCCAAGAAAGCTAGACAAGAGGATGTAGTTGTTCCTGAAGATGAGAACAAGGAATATTTTCACCAGTCAGATGTACAAAGATCAGATTTGTCTAGTAAGAAGAGGATAGTAAAGGAATGGGAGGAGAGTCAATACAATTCAGTAGCTCATGTAAGCAAAGGAGCTACAGTGAACCACAACTCTGTTACAAAGGAAACCTATAAGGATCAGAACTTGAAGGAAGCAAAGTTAAAGTCATTGAAGTCTGAAGAACTGTTTTATGCAGACTCCAAACCAGGCAAAATTCAACATGCTGATCAGATTTTGTCTTATGATGGGAGCCATATGAACAGTGAGTTAGTTGAGGATAACACTCTCTTTAGTGGTAAAAGAGGTCCGCCTGAACTAGAAAATAACCTTTGTGATCAAGCTTTGGACTTGGATGAACCTGCTAGTGATGTGGCCTATATTCAGACTGCAGCTGTAACTTCAAGTTCTTCGAAGGCTTCAGTCTCACAAAAAAAGAAGCATAACACTCAAGCTACAAGGACTTCCCCAATTGAGTCTCTTTCATCATCACCACAGAGAAACTCTAACATTGATAAGGTCTCTCATAGTAGAATTTCAG GCAATGATCAACGGTCTAGTGAACCTGTTTTGGTTGGTTCTTCTCGAAGAAAATCTGATAAAGACAATGGACAGGTTCAGTTAACGCAAGGTCATGCCTCCGATGGTATTCATTTTGAAAAGGGTTCGAATGATGATCTGCAGCATGAATCAGGGAGAAAGGATTCCAATCTGAAGGGCTCCCATATACCTAGAGGTTCTAACCATTTGCATTCTGTTGAGAAAAATAACCATCATGCAGATGGCTCTCCAATGCAACCAGGAAAGCATACTGTTGACCCAAAGACATCAGTATTGGATGCTAAAGGTGATTCGAGCATGCATGAAAATAAGAAAAGCGCAAATTCCCTTCAAGACAGAAATGGATCAACTCATGGCCCACCAGATGGAAATCCTCTGCCAGGTTtgccatctggaaaagagaaATCATATCTCAAGAGCAACAAGCAAGATTCACAGAAGCCTAAACCCCAGATGGTCTGCTCACCTCTGAAAGAAAGCAAATTGGATTCCCACTCCACTCCATCAAAACCTAATGGGTCAAAATTAACTCCACAGATAAGACAGTACAATTCTGAAAATGGAGGGCGACATGGCACTGCAAAACAAGTAATTCCTAGTCCTGCTCATGCTGCTAGTCCAGCTAGGAAGGACAATACTTCGACTGCATATGCTCTCAAAGAAGCCCGAGACTTAAAGCACAAGGCTAATCGTTTGAAG GAAGAAGGGAAAGAGCTTGAAAGTACAAGACTCTACTTTGAGGCTGCCTTAAAATTTTTGCATGTTGCGTCACTTTTGGAACCTCCTAGTTGTGATGGTTCAAAACAAGGAGATGCAGCCCAGAGCATGTATTCAGATACTGCAAAACTTTGCAA CTTTGTTGGTCATGCATATGAAAAATGCAAGAagatggctgctgctgctttagCATACAAGTGTGTTGAAGTTGCTTATCTTAAGGCTGCATACTACAAATACCCAACTGCAAGCAAGGATAGACAAGTGTTACAGGCAGTTGTACAGACCGCACCAG GTGaatcaccatcatcttctgcCTCGGACATTGATAATTTAAATAACAATGCATTATCCAAGGGCTCTTCAAGCAAGGATGCTAATTCACCACAAGTGGCTGGGAATCATTTGTTGCTGGCCGCTCGTAATCAACCACACTTGATGCGGTTACTAGCTTAT
- the LOC117844524 gene encoding cysteine-tryptophan domain-containing zinc finger protein 7 isoform X1, protein MLSVRRRQEDAAGRGGVAQLRSGMDDDAELEEGEACGDDTAFVDPDVALSYIDEKLQDVLGHFQKDFEGGVSAENLGSKFGGYGSFLPTYQRSPLPQTRSPPKAAANVTSKSPFHQSFEGMSQNPSAVSVPSVPQNNGSVVPFPGDSSKKETRPITKSERGSGPSGSHDSYGPSKSSDQNRFKVRIKVGSDNVLARNNAAIYSGLGLDISSPSSIEDSPDGCGSLSPEVNNVPHESPRTILQIMTCFSVPGGFLLSPLPANILQLTKKVVASSKKWESNVDIENVQEAYEGHVAKKVKSDGKKKKQVDAKNSKSRNDVSAVMRKEIDIETVAGQKIVSEALNIALLSDSRAMEAKGENRLEEEPTENNLGGNKDARLKERAIKSDSLTIKVEPPKVEVTECLENSSFGSSEMEFSAAKGEPKPKTEKGETILEERNTTNDKNLILDRKQEKKIKPESKSNASNFEGNNIINERAPVVSRSMGKVPCKETLPYDTNGENNSKSEAKKMQREQKTNASTPSDFLEDEKHIHSSAAVKERKNEMQSKSSHTGKKPKAKSHRDVRDNVLEGSYAGKEHDVLENESGFGDPRPKEKPWKNDSERDSDVPGASRRETSSSVKHDRHAASEEQKMNIPPPATVSTTNAAPLPAPVVIEEHWVCCDICQKWRLLPYEMNPSSLPKKWKCSMLQWLPGMNRCEISEEETTNALNALYVIPAPANGIPSVGHPHVASAGLVTSSTSHLNGPVEQSRKRKNTLNDGNFVTEGSHQAQASGHLMSNQHAPSKSKSYADGSQYSIERDSVSKLVDPTIEKKKSKSKHRSSYSDGGDLIERSKKHSKVKSKRDMDHDEYKASKKIRKEERHRFDRDRNPDLASGDIPDEAKALPTKTATSKGSGERSDVSSSKQKNVSRHNRLENSKKARQEDVVVPEDENKEYFHQSDVQRSDLSSKKRIVKEWEESQYNSVAHVSKGATVNHNSVTKETYKDQNLKEAKLKSLKSEELFYADSKPGKIQHADQILSYDGSHMNSELVEDNTLFSGKRGPPELENNLCDQALDLDEPASDVAYIQTAAVTSSSSKASVSQKKKHNTQATRTSPIESLSSSPQRNSNIDKVSHSRISGKDGSLNANSSTIPSMVKQLNTEVGVAGNDQRSSEPVLVGSSRRKSDKDNGQVQLTQGHASDGIHFEKGSNDDLQHESGRKDSNLKGSHIPRGSNHLHSVEKNNHHADGSPMQPGKHTVDPKTSVLDAKGDSSMHENKKSANSLQDRNGSTHGPPDGNPLPGLPSGKEKSYLKSNKQDSQKPKPQMVCSPLKESKLDSHSTPSKPNGSKLTPQIRQYNSENGGRHGTAKQVIPSPAHAASPARKDNTSTAYALKEARDLKHKANRLKEEGKELESTRLYFEAALKFLHVASLLEPPSCDGSKQGDAAQSMYSDTAKLCNFVGHAYEKCKKMAAAALAYKCVEVAYLKAAYYKYPTASKDRQVLQAVVQTAPGESPSSSASDIDNLNNNALSKGSSSKDANSPQVAGNHLLLAARNQPHLMRLLAYTNDVNGAFEATRKSQLAISSAAGNHENGADGLSSVRTVLDFNFRSVNDLLRLVRISMESISC, encoded by the exons ATGCTGTCCGtgaggcggcggcaggaggatgcggccggccgcggcggcgtagCGCAGCTCCGCAGCGGCAtggacgacgacgccgagcTCGAAGAGGGGGAGGCCTGCGGCGACGACACCGCCTTCGTCGACCCCGACGTCGCGCTCTCTTACATT GACGAAAAACTTCAAGATGTACTTGGCCATTTCCAGAAGGACTTTGAAGGAGGCGTGTCTGCAGAGAATCTAG GGTCCAAATTTGGTGGATATGGTTCATTTTTACCTACTTACCAGCgctctcctcttcctcaaaCTAGAAGTCCACCCAAGGCAGCAGCAAATGTTACCTCAAAATCTCCCTTTCACCAGTCTTTTGAG GGCATGTCTCAAAACCCTTCGGCTGTGTCAGTTCCATCTGTCCCCCAAAATAATGGTTCTGTGGTGCCCTTTCCTGGTGATTCAAGTAAAAAGGAAACACGTCCAATCACAAAGTCTGAAAGGGGTTCTGGGCCTTCTGGCTCTCATGATTCGTATGGGCCATCTAAATCTAGTGACCAAAATAGATTTAAAGTCCGGATAAAGGTTGGTTCTGATAATGTGTTGGCGAGAAATAATGCGGCTATTTACAGTGGTCTGGGCCTTGATATTTCTTCACCTTCATCCATTGAGGATAGCCCCGATGGCTGTGGGAGCCTCTCCCCTGAAGTTAACAATGTGCCACATGAATCTCCACGAACTATTCTTCAG ATCATGACATGCTTTTCAGTTCCCGGAGGCTTCCTGTTATCCCCTCTGCCAGCCAATATCTTGCAATTGACAAAAAAGGTCGTGGCTTCGTCAAAAAAGTGGGAATCCAATGTGGACATAGAAAATGTACAAGAAGCATATGAAGGCCATGTGGCTAAAAAGGTGAAATCTGATGgtaagaaaaagaaacaggTAGATGCAAAGAATTCAAAGAGCAGAAATGATGTTAGTGCGGTTATGAGAAAGGAGATTGACATAGAAACAGTTGCTGGTCAAAAGATCGTATCTGAAGCTCTCAACATAGCATTGCTGTCTGATTCCAGAGCTATGGAGGCAAAAGGTGAGAATCGACTTGAAGAGGAGCCAACAGAAAACAACTTGGGCGGAAATAAAGATGCTCGATTGAAAGAACGGGCCATCAAGAGTGACTCCTTGACAATCAAAGTGGAACCTCCCAAAGTGGAGGTGACAGAATGCTTAGAGAACAGTAGTTTTGGCAGTTCAGAAATGGAATTTTCAGCAGCGAAGGGGGAACCAAAACCCAAGACAGAAAAGGGAGAGACAATTTTAGAAGAGAGGAATACAACAAATGACAAAAACCTAATATTGGATAGgaagcaagaaaagaaaataaaacctGAGAGTAAATCTAATGCCTCTAACTTTGAAGGCAACAACATTATAAATGAAAGAGCTCCAGTTGTTTCACGGAGCATGGGGAAAGTTCCTTGTAAAGAAACTTTACCTTATGACACAAATGGGGAAAATAACTCCAAGAGTGAGGCCAAAAAAATGCAGAGAGAACAAAAGACCAACGCTTCAACACCTTCTGATTTCCTGGAGGATGAGAAGCACATTCATTCTTCTGCTGCAGTTAAGGAGAGGAAAAATGAAATGCAATCCAAATCTAGCCATACTGGAAAGAAACCCAAGGCAAAATCACATAGAGATGTTAGGGACAATGTACTTGAAGGATCTTATGCAGGCAAGGAACATGATGTACTGGAGAATGAAAGTGGCTTTGGAGATCCCCGACCGAAGGAAAAGCCTTGGAAAAATGATAGCGAGAGGGATTCTGATGTGCCTGGGGCCTCAAGGAGGGAGACTTCTTCTAGCGTAAAGCATGACAGACATGCAGCTTCTGAGGAGCAGAAGATGAATATACCTCCACCTGCCACTGTATCAACTACCAATGCAGCTCCTCTTCCAGCCCCAGTTGTAATAGAGGAACATTGGGTGTGCTGTGACATTTGCCAGAAATGGCGTCTCCTGCCATACGAGATGAATCCTTCAAGTCTTCCTAAAAAGTGGAAATGTAGCATGCTACAGTGGCT GCCTGGGATGAATAGGTGTGAGATCAGTGAAGAAGAGACTACGAATGCTCTAAATGCATTATATGTCATTCCAGCCCCCGCAAATGGTATTCCTTCAGTTGGTCATCCTCATGTTGCTTCGGCAGGACTAGTAACATCCAGCACTTCCCATTTAAATGGACCGGTTGAGCAGAGTAGGAAAAGGAAGAATACTCTGAATGATGGTAATTTTGTGACTGAGGGTTCTCACCAAGCACAGGCTTCAGGTCATCTAATGAGCAACCAACATGCTCCTAGTAAAAGTAAAAGTTATGCTGATGGTAGCCAGTATTCGATTGAGAGAGATTCTGTAAGCAAATTGGTTGACCCAACTATTGAAAAGAAGAAGTCCAAGAGCAAGCATCGCAGTAGCTATTCTGATGGAG GAGATCTTATTGAAAGATCTAAGAAACATTCAAAAGTAAAGAGCAAGAGAGACATGGATCATGATGAGTACAAAGCTTCTAAGAAAATTAGGAAAGAAGAGCGACATCGTTTTGACAGAGATAGGAACCCTGATTTAGCTAGTGGAGATATTCCTGATGAGGCCAAGGCTTTGCCTACAAAAACAGCAACCTCAAAGGGTTCAGGTGAAAGGAGTGATGTTTCTTCATCAAAGCAAAAAAATGTTTCACGGCATAATCGTTTGGAAAATTCCAAGAAAGCTAGACAAGAGGATGTAGTTGTTCCTGAAGATGAGAACAAGGAATATTTTCACCAGTCAGATGTACAAAGATCAGATTTGTCTAGTAAGAAGAGGATAGTAAAGGAATGGGAGGAGAGTCAATACAATTCAGTAGCTCATGTAAGCAAAGGAGCTACAGTGAACCACAACTCTGTTACAAAGGAAACCTATAAGGATCAGAACTTGAAGGAAGCAAAGTTAAAGTCATTGAAGTCTGAAGAACTGTTTTATGCAGACTCCAAACCAGGCAAAATTCAACATGCTGATCAGATTTTGTCTTATGATGGGAGCCATATGAACAGTGAGTTAGTTGAGGATAACACTCTCTTTAGTGGTAAAAGAGGTCCGCCTGAACTAGAAAATAACCTTTGTGATCAAGCTTTGGACTTGGATGAACCTGCTAGTGATGTGGCCTATATTCAGACTGCAGCTGTAACTTCAAGTTCTTCGAAGGCTTCAGTCTCACAAAAAAAGAAGCATAACACTCAAGCTACAAGGACTTCCCCAATTGAGTCTCTTTCATCATCACCACAGAGAAACTCTAACATTGATAAGGTCTCTCATAGTAGAATTTCAGGTAAGGATGGATCTCTGAATGCTAACTCAAGCACCATTCCGAGCATGGTAAAACAACTAAATACTGAAGTTGGCGTTGCAGGCAATGATCAACGGTCTAGTGAACCTGTTTTGGTTGGTTCTTCTCGAAGAAAATCTGATAAAGACAATGGACAGGTTCAGTTAACGCAAGGTCATGCCTCCGATGGTATTCATTTTGAAAAGGGTTCGAATGATGATCTGCAGCATGAATCAGGGAGAAAGGATTCCAATCTGAAGGGCTCCCATATACCTAGAGGTTCTAACCATTTGCATTCTGTTGAGAAAAATAACCATCATGCAGATGGCTCTCCAATGCAACCAGGAAAGCATACTGTTGACCCAAAGACATCAGTATTGGATGCTAAAGGTGATTCGAGCATGCATGAAAATAAGAAAAGCGCAAATTCCCTTCAAGACAGAAATGGATCAACTCATGGCCCACCAGATGGAAATCCTCTGCCAGGTTtgccatctggaaaagagaaATCATATCTCAAGAGCAACAAGCAAGATTCACAGAAGCCTAAACCCCAGATGGTCTGCTCACCTCTGAAAGAAAGCAAATTGGATTCCCACTCCACTCCATCAAAACCTAATGGGTCAAAATTAACTCCACAGATAAGACAGTACAATTCTGAAAATGGAGGGCGACATGGCACTGCAAAACAAGTAATTCCTAGTCCTGCTCATGCTGCTAGTCCAGCTAGGAAGGACAATACTTCGACTGCATATGCTCTCAAAGAAGCCCGAGACTTAAAGCACAAGGCTAATCGTTTGAAG GAAGAAGGGAAAGAGCTTGAAAGTACAAGACTCTACTTTGAGGCTGCCTTAAAATTTTTGCATGTTGCGTCACTTTTGGAACCTCCTAGTTGTGATGGTTCAAAACAAGGAGATGCAGCCCAGAGCATGTATTCAGATACTGCAAAACTTTGCAA CTTTGTTGGTCATGCATATGAAAAATGCAAGAagatggctgctgctgctttagCATACAAGTGTGTTGAAGTTGCTTATCTTAAGGCTGCATACTACAAATACCCAACTGCAAGCAAGGATAGACAAGTGTTACAGGCAGTTGTACAGACCGCACCAG GTGaatcaccatcatcttctgcCTCGGACATTGATAATTTAAATAACAATGCATTATCCAAGGGCTCTTCAAGCAAGGATGCTAATTCACCACAAGTGGCTGGGAATCATTTGTTGCTGGCCGCTCGTAATCAACCACACTTGATGCGGTTACTAGCTTAT